The region AATGCCCAACGCCATACTGTAAACCCCAAGCGATCCGCTGAAACCCACCACCGCCATAATCACCGCAAAGCTAAAAAAGAGGGGTGAAAGCGCCCCCATCAAGAAGCGCCCATGCGTATTGAGCACTGCCGTAATGATTGCCGCCACGCTGACAAAAAGCAGATACGGGATAAACCATGCATAAAGTTTGCTGGCTAACTCCATCTGCGAGGCCTCTGGGAAGTTGAAGAGAAACGAAGCCATCTGTGGCGCGCTAAGGATACTTATCAAAATAAATGGCAATAAAACGACATATTGTAAAGTCAAGACTTCTTGCGTAATTTTTCTCGCCGCGCGATGATCCTCGCGCACCACATGCTTGCTCAACGCAGGGATAAAAGCCGTCGTCAATGCCCCTTCAGCCATCAATTTACGTAAGTTATTGGGGATAAGAAAGACACCGTTCAAGACATCGGCCACCCCACCCGCACCAAAGTAGTGCGCGATGACCGCCGACTTAACATAACCCAAAATCCGCGAAATCAACGTACTAAGCATCACCACCAGCGCCGAAATACTCCGTAGACGCGTTTGATTAGCCGATTTTTCTCTCATCATCTGCCTATTTTAGCCGATATACCCCACTTTGACAAGTAACTTATCGATAAATTTATCTACCCTCTCCCGATGATTAAGCCAACAAGGAGAAGGTATTTCTGCCCACATTACATAAACTTAAGCATCAATACGTGTGCCTTTGATGCCTGAAATCGCTTGCCCTAACGCCTCTAGTGAGGTAATTAGCGTGCTACGCCCTTCGCCACTCTGCGCAAAATGAACACCCGCCAAGACCTTAGGTAGCATCGATCCCTCGCCAAATTCGCCAGCCGATGCATATTTTTTGGCATCTGCCACCGAAAGCTTGGCTAAATTCTCTTGATTCTCTTGACCAAAACGAATCGCCACCTGCTCTACCGCCGTAAGGATAATCAATTGATCGGCACCAATCTCTTGCGCCAAGAGTGCCGAGGCCAAATCTTTGTCGATAACCGCAGGCACACCATGCAAGAGACCGTCACGCTCCACCACGGGAACACCGCCACCGCCACAGGCAATCACAAGCTGTCCACTGGCGATAAGCGCCTCAATGCTCTTGAGTTCGACCACCGTCTTGGGTTGAGGCGAGGCCACCACTCGCCGAAATCCGCGTCCAGCATCCTCTTTCATCGTATAGCCTCGCTCTTGGGTGAGCCTTTCTGCCTCGGCTGCATCATAAAATGCACCAATCGGTTTGGTCGGATGGCTAAAGGCAGGATCATCGGCATCGACAATTACTTGTGTGACTACTGTTGCAACGGGGAGAGAAAGCTTACGACGCAATAGCTCACCACGCAACGCCTGCTGAATATGATAGCCAATCATCCCCTGCGACATCGCCCCACAGAGATCAAAAGGCATCGCCGGAGTATGCGCTTGCGCAAGTTCATTCTGCATCAAAATGCGACCCACTTGCGGTCCATTACCATGGGTAATCACCACCGTATGCCCCGCCTCCACCACATCAACAATCCCTTTAACCGCTTGCTTTATCGCCTCTAGTTGACGCTCAGCCGTCGCCTCTGCCTTGCCATCCTCTAAAGCATTACCACCTAAAGCAATCACGTATCTCATCAAAAACCTCCTTTTTATCTAACAAAAACTACCCAACGCCCAAAAGAACGCCCAATGTTAAGAGCACCATGGTTGCTACAAAGAGCGTTGCGATATACTTCCAGACAAATTTAATAAAGCGATCATACGGAATTTTAGAGACCATCAGCGCGCCCATCAAGATACCACTGGTCGGTGAGACCATATTCACCAAGCCAGAGGCTGATTGATATGCCGTAATCACTAAGCTCTTCGAGACCCCCGCAATATCGGCTAAGGGTGCCATAATTGGCATAGAGAGACCCGCCAGCCCTGAAGTTGAAGGGATAAAGATCGAGAGAATAATATGCAAGAAGTATACGACATTAATATATACCACTTGTGGCAAGCCTTGCACCGCTTGCTCGGAGAAGGCCAAAATGGAGTCGATGATCATGCCCTCTTCCATCACCACCTTGAGACCTCTGGAGAGCACCAAGACTAGCACCACCCCCAAGACATCCTTAGCCCCAGCGACAAAACTTCCCGCAATATCGCGCTCGTTAAAGCCAGCCAAAAATCCTACCAAGATGCTCGACGATAAAAAGAGCGCCGCCAACTCAGGAAAGTACCAACCCAACTCTAAAGACGCTAAATTCTCATTCCAATCCGAAAAGGGCAAGAGGGAGAAGACCATCACTCCAAACGTCGCGATGAAGGTAATTAAAACCAACGTTTGACGTAAGGTCAACTTCTCGGCATGCTCTTGATGATTGGCTAAAATTTCGGCATTAATCTCGGGATTCAAATCGTGTGTAACCGAGAGCATCGGACTCTTTTGCGTGCGCTTAGCGTAACGAATCACATAAAACATCGTAAAAAAGGCAAAAAGCGCCCACTGCACCAGACGAAAAGGCATCCCATCGCCAATGCTCACACCTGCCAAATCACTAGCCACACCCGTGGCAAAGGGATTGAGCACAGACGTAAGCACACCCGTACCCGCACCCAACAATATCACCGCAGCGGCAGCCATCACATCAAAACCAGCTGCCACCATCATCGGTAAGAGAATGGGATAAAACGCAATCGTCTCCTCGCCCATACCATAACTCATTCCTCCAAGAGAGAAGATGCTAATCAACATCGCCATTAAGAGATAGAGTCGACTCCTCATCCGTGTCATCAAGCTTGCGATACCTACATCAATTGCCCGCGTCTTAGCAATAACGCCTAAGAATCCGCCAATAAAGAGCACAAAGGTTGCAACTTCTACACTATCGGCAAACCCCTTAATCGGTGCCATAGGGAGGTGTTTAATTTGTCCACGGCTCTCCATGCGCGTAAAGGTGCCAGCAATTGGACTCAACTTTAACGCTTTACGCTCATCGGCACTCATCAGGCTAGCTTCTTCAGCGGGAATGATCTGCCCCATAGGATCTTGATAATCGTACGAGCCAGCGGGAATGATATAGGTTAATCCTGCCACAAAGATCAACGCTATCACTAAAATGGTGTAAGTGCTAGGAAAACTCCACGACTTACCTTTACTTTCTTCAGACATCTTCTGCTCCTCTTGCAAGGTCTTATTTTATCAGCTACCCAAGGTAGCCACCATTACCGCTTTTATGGTGTGCAGACGATTCTCCGCCTCATCAAACACCTTCGACTGCGCACTCTCAAAGACCTCGTTCGTAACCTCAAGCTCACTCATGCCAAATTGTTGCGCGATCTCGCGCCCCACTTGCGTCTCTTCATCATGAAAAGCCGGCAAGCAGTGCAAAAAGATCGCATCCGCCTTAGCATAGCTCATAAGCTTTTTGTTTACTTGATAAGGTTTTAATAAATCGATGCGTTCCTTCCAGACCGCTTGAGGCTCACCCATCGAGACCCAAACATCCGTATAAACGACATCAGCACCAGCCACACCGCTGGCGACATCCGCAGAGAATTCGATCTTCGCTCCGCTCTCTTTAGCAACCTCTCGACACTTCGCAACCAAAGTCTCCTCTGGCCACAGATGCTCTGGGGCAACAACTGTGTAATGCACGCCCATCTTCGCACAACCAATCATCAACGCGTTGGCCATGTTATTGCGTCCATCTCCACAAAATACTAGCTTTAATCCGCTTAACGCCCCAAAATGCTCCTCCATCGTCAAAAAGTCTGCCAAAATCTGGGTGGGATGATCCTCGTTGGTCAGACCATTCCAGACCGGCACGCCTGCATATTCTGCTAGCGTCTCCACGATCTCCTGCCCAAAGCCACGATACTCAATCCCGTCGTACATCCGACCCAACACCCGAGCCGTATCCTTAATCGACTCCTTCTTCCCTATCTGCGAGCCACTAGGCCCCAAATAAGTTACCCGCGCCCCTTGATCGTAGGCTGCCACCTCAAAGGCACAGCGCGTTCGGGTAGAATCCTTCTCAAAGATTAGCGCAATATTCTTGCCCTTCAACCGCTGTTGCTCGGTGCCCGTATACTTCGCGCGTTTAAGATCGCGAGAGAGATCGAGCAAGTACTCTATTTCTTTAGCAGAAAAATCCAATAATGTCAAGAAGTGCCGATTGCGTAAATTGAATGCCATAATACCTATCTCCTTTATCTATAAAAAATTAAATAGATAGAAAAATTTTATAAATTTTCTCTTACTAAGGGCATACTCATGCACCTAGGGCCACCGCGACCACGGGATAATTCGGAGGAGAGGATCGCGTGAATTTTGATGCCGCTATCCTCCAGTAGCCGATTGGTTACATGATTTCGTTCGTAAACACAAACCTCCCCTGGAGAAATCGCCAAGGTATTTGCCCCGTCGTTCCACTGCTCGCGTGATCCAGCAATTGCATCGCCATCGCCACAACGTAAGAGCAGCACCCGCCGATCCAAAATCCCCGAAAGCAGATGCTCCAAATCCTTATGCTCCTCGGTAATATGCACACTATCCGTAGTCGATCCCGCCTCGATGACAAAGAGCGTGAGCGTCTCCTCAATCTCGCTGTGTATCGTAAATTTATCGTGATCGATCTGTGTAAAGACCGTGTCCAAATGCATAAACGCGCGCTTTTTGGGAATCACAAAAGCAACAACCTTCTTGACTTTGCTCGTCTCATCGTTAAAGAGACGCATCGCCAACTGCTCCACCGAGTAGGCATCCGTACGTTCAGAGATACCCACAAAGAGGATCTCCTCATTAATCACCAAGAGATCGCCACCCTCCAAGTGATTCATATTATCACGCTCAAACCAGAAAGGGGTTTTCCCCGCGTAATTAGGGTGATGCCGAAAGAGAAAATCGCTTAGCAACGTCTCGCGCCGACGGATCAAGTGCTTCATGCTACTAATCGCCACGCCGTGCCCAATACTGATAAACGGATCGCGCGTGAAGAGGATATTGGGCAAAGGTTTAACGAGAAAAAGCTCTTCCCCACTGGTCAAACTCGATAAGCTCTTCTGCCGACCAATTGGCGCCTCATGACTACGCACCCCCGCAATCAGCGTACGTACCAAGGTCGCCATATCTTTGCTCTCATAAAGCCACTGTAACAGCTCCTGACGCATCTGGGGATGAAAGACCCCCGACTCCAAGAGATACTGCTCTACCATCGCTTTGGCGGCATCAGGTTGGTGCTCCATGCTCTGCGCCACTAAATCCTCTAAATAGTGCACCTTGACTCCCGCCTTACGTAAGACCTCACTAAATTGATCATGCTCGCGCTGGGCTGCCTCAAGATACATAATATCGTCAAAAAGAAACTCCCCAAAGTGTTCGGGCGTAAAATTCTCCACCTCCCACCCCGGACGGTGCAACATCACCTCTTTAAGGCGACCAATCTCTGAAAAGACTCTAATCTCTGCCATCTTATCCTCCTCTTTTACACACAAAAAAGCAATCCATACAACGTAAATCGCTGTATTATTGTCACTAAGATATTCTAAGATACTTTAAAAAAATCCATGCCTCAATGATGCCACACTATCTTGCTTTACTCTTAAATTTTACGCCCCTTTTGACGTTTTGTCTAGTCTATTTTTAACTTCTTTGCACCATATCTCTAAGCGCCACACGAAGTTTTTTGACATCATTTTTACTAAGTGTTCGCGCCGTAAATGAGCCTAAGCGCCCATCCTGTACCACAAAAGAGAGCGCACTCACGTTCGCCAACGCCTGCATCTCACTAGCACTTAGCCAAGCCACCGAGTAAATACGCCAAGTGGTGCCATTGAGGTGCGAAACGTCGATAGGCTCTAGCGCAAAAGAGAAACTGCGCATCGCTCCGCCCTCCAGTTCGGTATGGAGAAGTAAGCTATCACGACGCGCATAGAGTGCGCTACGCGTGTTATTCATGTAGGCGTTAAGCGCCTCTTCGTAAGCACTTCGACGCTGATAATAAACCGCCATCTCTTGATCGTATCGTACTAAAGCCCGCTCATAATTGCGCAAGTTCTCCTCATAATTGGCCACATCTCGACGATAGCTAATCATCTCCTGCTCATATCGTTTGAGCGCGTTTTCATAGGCATCTCGTGCCACATTTTTCGCCTGCTCCTCGTCATAAATCTTCTTCTGCTCCAGATACCTCGCATAGTCGCGCTCGTAGCGTTGCATCTCCGAACGATAGGTGCTCATCTGGCGCTCATACACACTCATGTTATCACGATAGCTACGCATCTCTTGCTCGTAACGCCTTAGTGCATCTTCATATTCACGTAGAGCTTGCTCATAACGACGCTTCTCTTCTTGATACTTACGTTGTGCCTCGTCATAAGCGCGCTTCTCTTGCTCGTACCGACGCAAGCGCTCTTGATACTCCTTTAACGATTGTTGATAGGCTTCATGCTCACCTTGCAGGCGCTGGTACGCCTGTTGTTGACGCTCATACTCACGCATTAACCGCTGATACTCTTGCATGTTGCGCTCATATTCGCGCATCTGGCGTTGATACTCTTTCATCGCCTCTTCGTACTCTTTCAGTTTACGCTCGTACTCGCGTTGCTCGGCGGAGTTAGGCGTGTTAGGGCGATTGGGCGTATTGCCATTAGATTGCCCTGGATGATTCGGTGTCCCCGGACGATTGGAAGTAGAAGGCGGCGTTCCCGAGTTACCCGAGTTATTGGGCGCTTGAGGCTTCTTAGGTTCGATAGGTGCTTTTGGTTGCTCTGGCTTTACAGGAGCAGAAGGTAGGGGACGCGCAGGCGCTTGAGGGGGATTACCCGGATGCTGTGGTTCAGCAGAGGGCTCTTTGGGTTGTGTAGGGGATGTGGGTTTTTGCGGTTCGCGTGGGCGCGGAGGTTCCACCGGTTTTTGCGGTTCATTGGGTAAGGAAATATTACGTCGATAGGTAGAATAGCGCTCCCCACGCGCATACTCATGCGCCACCAGAGCATCAGGCACAGGGCGCGTAGGCTCGGTGGGATAAACAGGCTTGACCGGACGCGTTGGTGCAATCGGTGCCGATTGCGTAAAGGCAGGCACATTACTGATATTATCATAGTAATAGAGTTGATATGAACCATCATTACGATTCTTCACAAAGATCAAAACGGCGCCATCTTTGCTCGTCTCAAGTTCATAGCGACTGCGCCCCTGCGAATCTACGCCCAACCTCACTTTCGGCGAACTACCACAGCCCGATAATATCAGGCTTAATAATCCAAATGTCCAAAATATTGACCTTCTCGATATCTTACTGTATGATAATTTATTCTTAATTGATTGTTTCATGATTTTCATCTCCACATATATCCTATTGTAAGTATCCTAAATATACACAACTTTGGCTAGAATTTAAACTTAATATAACCTTTAAGATAGTGTGCATTTGCCCAACTTTTTCCACCATAGTGAATATCTAAGTACTTACCCGTAAAGAAATCACTCATAGCGCCACCCTCGATGCCCACAAAGATCGGGCTATTATCGGAGAAGCCCACCTCTAAGCCAGCAAACCAACCCCCATTCAACACCACCCGCGCCCGATTTACTAAGCTTTCGGCAAAAAGTTCCTCTTGCAACGCCCCGCTCAATCGCACGCCAATGCCCACGCTCAAGCCACCATAAGCCAAAAAATTGAGCGAATCAAAGGCCAAGCCCAGCTGAAATTGCGCCTTGCCTAAGACATGCATCATCTGCACCCGCTCATTGATGGTGCGCGTACGATAGGACATGCTATGATACGCCAGCTCACCACTAACGCCAAAGAGGCGGTGCACCTGTTGATAATAACCTAGCGAGGCGTGCATATTTTTGAGATCATGGATCTTCGGCATAAAGGTGTAACCCAAGCCAATCACCGCCCCAGAGCGATCAATTTGACGAAAAACCGAGCGCTTCTCGATAAAATTAAAGGAGTCCACATTGGCGACCCGCCAACGTCCTGCCGAGTAGATCCAGCCAATCGTATAGGGCTTCTGGTTGAGGTTATAGGTAATATTCGTGTTGACTTGAAAGGCATTACGTGGAGCATTCCCAACGCGTAGTTGCTCAAAAATCGGCTGATCAAATTCGTTAAATCGCTCCATAATAAAGATGCCTAACACGGTATTAATCAATAATGTAGGATCCTCATCGCGCAGTGCCATAATGTAGGTGTTACGCGTAGCAATATTCACCCGTGTCATCAACTCCAAAAAGAGCGGAATGCCCAAACTACTGGTAAGATTGGTGCTAAAAAAGGTCGAAAAAGCATCGTACTCTTCACCCATCACCGCGTTGACAAGCTCTTGCGAGGCGCGCTCTAATGCACCTTGCGTTGCGCGTGGACGCAAGCGTTCCGCCTGTACAATCGCCCGTTGGATCTCCGTCACAGGAATGATAGCGTTCTCTTTCCCCACCAACCCGACAATTTCGCCATCGTTATTAAGTATCGGCGATCCGTAGCTATACTGCTTCGTTTGAAAAAGTCCATCTGAAATACGCCACGTACCGCGCTCATCTTGCCGTAATATCACAGAAGAAGGAGCGTTCCTTCCCTGCTCATAGGCGTAGAGCAATTCTGAAGGATTTAACGGACGTTCGCTTAGACGTAGCTGCTGGGTCACAGGGCGCGCCTCATCGCTTAAGAGATAAACTGCCAGATCGGCTTGGCGATCGCGATAGATGACATACGCCTCACCTAAGGTACGTGTCTGATTTCCAGATAAATGCTCTACTTGCGCAAAGTCGCTAAAGAGCGCGATATTGGCGCCCGTAATCAAAAAGTTTCGCCCAATCACATCTAAATAGACCACCCCCCATGCAGGTAAATGGCTATCAGCTACCCGCTGGCGTTGACGAATCAAGCCATTTTTGATCCAATCACTCACACTAGGATCGGCAATAAGATCGTCGTAGAAGGCGAGAAAATTTCGCGCTCCCTCCTGCGAATCTCCAGAGAGCGTCGCTTGTAGCCGCACTAATGCTGGTTGCTCTAGCGCAAAGCCATGAAGCGAACCTGCCACCAAAAGCAGAATCCACAGCCAGCCTACGACAATCTTTTTCCCTTGCATGCCTACCTGCTCAACTCTTTTTACGAGAAAGAAGATTGACTAAATCTTTATGTTTAATCGAGAAGGTAAAGAGCACACCCTCTTCGATTTCGCTAAAACTAAGATCTTGCATTACTTTATTATTGGCAAAAGCAGAGCTAATAAAGCGCGATTGCGCCATCAACATGCGTCGCTCTTGGGCATTATCGCTAAAGAGGATCAGCGCTTCTATCTGGTACTTGCTGCCCTTGGGTTCGATGCTCATCAAGAGCCCATGGATAGAGACCGGCAAGGGAGTTGAATCCATATACTGCTGGAGAAATTTAGAGAAGTCGGGCAAGTAAATTACCGCGTTTTTGGTAGATAAAAATGACGATCGTACATAAGGTGAAAAGTTGGGTTCGCTACGCGTTTGCATACTCTTTAGCTCACGCTCCAAATGATTGGAGAGATACATTATGCCACTCTTGGGGATATGGATATCAAAAAACGTCTCCCCCTGCTTAGGAATATTGGTTACAGGCTCGTTCATGCGAAAGGTATAGGTATCCACTTGCGTAAGCTCTGGACTCTTCATTAGCTCCTTAAGCACCATCGACTGCGGGTAAGTCCCCATGGCACGCATCATGAGCGTCGCCTCATCCTTATAGAACGCAACATGACGCGTAAACTGCATGCCCTTACTAAGGGCTTTCTTTTGATCCTTATCCCAATCTTTAGCTAGCGCCTTACCCAGCTTGCGAAAAGCAGGCACGTTAATATGCAAATAGAGATCTGCTTGCTCTGGAAAGAAGTTAAGCTCTTTCTGCTCCGCCTTGGGGGCATTGGCACAGCTTGCCAAAAAGAAAATCCCCATTAATAATAACCCTAGCCCATAATATCGTCGACTCATTATTGCTCCTTATGCCTCGCGTCTATGCGATTTTTTCTTTCTATTTTATAGTAGATAGACAACAGATTCTAAACCCTGACTATGCACCACCACTTCTACCTCACCTTTAATCGGCGACTGCTTCATCTTACCAAGGAGCGTCTCCTCCACCTGAAAGTAGCCCGTAGGATTACGCATCTGGATGATGACAGCAACCTTGCGTTTAGTACCCGTGGTAAGACGCACGCGATCGATGGCATGCACCGAATGTTGATGTACCGTACCGACCTGCGCGGTGCCGTCAAAGTCGTGCTGGGTGCTGGCGATAACCAACTCGGCACGCCCTCGCTCTAGATCACATCCATCGGCCACCAACATAACCCCCGCCTCCAAGCTATGGATAGTAACCGTACCCATGTGTCCAAGGATTGCCTCTAGTGTAAGGGAGCGTACCACATACTTCATGGGATCCTCGCCATAGACAGCATCCAATAAGCGATTCATGATCGGCATCGTCAAAACCAACGCCGTCTGTTCGTGCATTTGACGCGTAAGCGTCATCCCTGTATCGTGCAAAAATCCCGCTAAAAGCAACGCGCAATCCTCATCTGCTTGCGTGCCCACGCCCTCCTTGGTAAGCGAGAGTTTAAAGCCTTGTTGCCTTAACAATTGCGCAATCTGTAACGCATTACGCGCAACAATACGCATGTGAACAGGTCCATGATCATTATAATTAAGACGGGCAATGGAGACGTGATTGGCGTACTCCTGAATGGTACGGACCTCCACATCATTAATGAGTAACTCAAGTAATTGTGAGGGTTTATCCTGAACCAACGCGCGTAATTGGGCGTTTAGCTCTTCTTCTTTTTCGGTGATGCGATATTGCATAAATATGGCTCCTTTCTTTATAAATAAAAATCGAGAATCAAGCGCTCGTGACTAAACCAATTGAACCAACCGTAACGTTCTTGCTCATAGCGTATCGTGCGTAATTGTTGGGGCTTGAGTCCCGCCTTAATGAAAGGTTTAGCATTGATGACAAGCTGTAAACGTAACTGCGGATCATGTTGCCCCAGACGCTTGCGCTGGTTTGCCGAAATCGGCGTGCGTGCCTGCCAAAAGGTTCTCCCTAACAAAAAGTCGTCTTGAAGTGGGGCATGACTATGTCCATCGTGATCATGGTCATGGTGGTGATGACCATCGTGCGTGTGGTCATGATTATGCTCCTCATGATCGTGGTCATCGTGATGCTCCTGCAAGGTTACTAAAGGAAGGTATGCGTAGGCTTGCCCTAGTCCGATGGCCATTTGACGTGATATCGGATCATACTGCATTTTATCGCCATTAAAGATCATAAAGTCGGCAAAGACAGCATCTTTATAACGAAATTCTTGGGTAATACTCTGGAGATCGCTCTTGGTGATAATAACCTGCTGATGTTGGGCATCAAAAAAGAGCCCAGCACCAGATCGTTTATCCAGACGCAAGCCAGCATCCACAAGCTCCTTTGCGTCGATAAGAATCGCAGCGCCTTCTGCCCAGATCAACAACGAAGCGGGAGTTGTCGCCGTAAGGATCGACGCGCTCTGCAAGCCCGTATGATAAGGCCAACTTATCGCAAAGAGGGATTGAATCAGCGCCTCGCGCTCAGCATCATGCTCGTGCCCCGCCGTCGATGCGCGAAGAATCGTAGCAAAGAGAGTTAGTCCTAGCATCCAGCTCATTCGTCTCATCATGCTCTCTATCATACCACTCATTACGCAATTTGTCCATAGAGATCGCGTTAAAATCGATGCGATGACTTGACCTAATGACCTACTATCGGCTATATTGTTAGCATCATGGCGCAGAAACAGAATCCATTTTATCTCACCACTCTTCTTCTTTTTGGTTCGCTTACCCTCGGTATCGCTGTTATGTTAGGCATACTCATGGGGCTCAATTACACAAGGTCGCTTGCCGTGGAGGCCAGAGGTAACGTAGGACAGATTTATCTCTCCACCCCTTCGGTTGTCTATGCCCATGACGGTCAAGTGGTTACCGAATTTTTTGGTAATGAGCGCCGCGAGCTAATCACCTATCAAGATCTGCCCATCACCACGATTCATGCCTCGCTGATCCGTGAGGATAAAGACTTTTTCGATCATCGTGGATATAGCATTACCGGTACGGTGCGTGCGGCTATCAACACGGTAATGGCCAAGCTCTTTGGCTTTGGACGCATGACCGGTGGATCGACCCTAACCCAACAGCTCTCTGGACACATCTATGCCGATCGCGGTGATATCTCCATCAGCCGTAAGGTAAAAGAGCTCTGGTGGGCCATGCAAATTGAGCGTCACCTTACCAAGCAAGAAATTTTAGAAACATACATGAATAAGATGCCCTTTGGGCACACGAACTATGGGATTCAAGCTGCCAGTCGATACTTTTTTGGACACGGCATTCAAGAGGCCGATGCCGCTCAAAGTGTTGCCCTCGTGATCCAACTTTCTGCTCCATCAGGACGCTTCTCCCCGCTCAAGTACCCAGATGCGCTCATCCCTCGCCAAGAAGATGTGCTCTCGCGCATGGTAGAGCGCAACTTCTTAACGCAAGAAGAAGCCGAGCGTCAAATGCAAGATTTCTGGCAAAACCACGACTGGTCGCGCGATGGATCGAGCACCGCCTTCTTTGAGCGCATCGACCTTGCGCCCTACTTCTCTGAGCATATCCGTAGTGAGTCCATGAACTATCTTACTGGTCGACGCAATATCTATACCGACGGCTATAAAATCTACACCACCGTCCACCTAGACCACCAACAAGCCGCCGAAGAAGAGCTCAATGCTGGTCTAGAACGCGCAACCAATATCCTCAATACCCACCGTGCCTCCTATTATAATGCATCCGCACCCAATGTTCCAAGCATTGAGGGGCTTGCCCTCTTCTTTAATATGCCTCGTCTACGGGTAGAAGGCGGACGTGCTTATCGCGAGTCGATGGATTACATCACCCAAAACATGATCGGCGATCTAGATATCGCCACCAGCATCTTTGGTATACGGCGTGCCAACAACGTCGCCATCAACACCTATAATAAAGAGCGATCGCGCCGTAATGCAGGGCGCATCGAAACCGCTCTCATCACCGTAGAACAAGAGAGTGGTTATATCACTGCACTTATTGGCGGGAGTGGCTTTAGCCGATCCAACCAGCTCAACCGCGCAACACAGGCCAAGGTCATGCCTGGCTCTTCCTTCAAACCACTCTACTACGCTGAAGCCATTGCTAGCGGAAACCTCACTGCCGCCACCAGACTAGACAACTATCCCAAAACGTGGATTAACGAGGATGGCACTTACTATCGTCCGGAGAATTACAATCTCGACTATAACGACGGAACGCGCCTACGTATGGCATTAGCACAGTCGCTCAATATTCCTGCCATTACCGTGCTAGAACGTGTTGGTATTGATGCTGCCATCGCACGCGCCGCACGTCTCTTAGGCATCCAAGATCCGATGGAGATTGGGCGTACCTTCCCGCGTGTTTGGTCGCTTGGTTTGGGTATTATCAGCACTTCACCTATGCAAATGGTGCGTGCCTTTGCCGTCTTTCCCAATCAAGGCGAAGAAGTCATCCCTATCTCCATTAAGCGCATTCTCGATCGCAACGATCAGGTGGTTGTTGATGTGGAGGCAGAGGTACGCGCCACCCAAAATCGCTCCAATGATCGCCAAATTCTCAGCCCACAAGCTGCCTTCATTATGACAGATATCATGCGTACGTCCGTCACCAACGGTACGCTCTACTGGGCACACCGTAATAATGCTACCGCACTCAATCAACCTATCGCAGGAAAGACGGGTACTACCCAAAATTGGAGCGATGCGTGGGCAATTGCCTTTACCCCTTACTACACCACTGCCGTTTGGTAT is a window of Entomospira culicis DNA encoding:
- a CDS encoding ATP-binding protein; amino-acid sequence: MKQSIKNKLSYSKISRRSIFWTFGLLSLILSGCGSSPKVRLGVDSQGRSRYELETSKDGAVLIFVKNRNDGSYQLYYYDNISNVPAFTQSAPIAPTRPVKPVYPTEPTRPVPDALVAHEYARGERYSTYRRNISLPNEPQKPVEPPRPREPQKPTSPTQPKEPSAEPQHPGNPPQAPARPLPSAPVKPEQPKAPIEPKKPQAPNNSGNSGTPPSTSNRPGTPNHPGQSNGNTPNRPNTPNSAEQREYERKLKEYEEAMKEYQRQMREYERNMQEYQRLMREYERQQQAYQRLQGEHEAYQQSLKEYQERLRRYEQEKRAYDEAQRKYQEEKRRYEQALREYEDALRRYEQEMRSYRDNMSVYERQMSTYRSEMQRYERDYARYLEQKKIYDEEQAKNVARDAYENALKRYEQEMISYRRDVANYEENLRNYERALVRYDQEMAVYYQRRSAYEEALNAYMNNTRSALYARRDSLLLHTELEGGAMRSFSFALEPIDVSHLNGTTWRIYSVAWLSASEMQALANVSALSFVVQDGRLGSFTARTLSKNDVKKLRVALRDMVQRS
- a CDS encoding trypsin-like peptidase domain-containing protein; protein product: MQGKKIVVGWLWILLLVAGSLHGFALEQPALVRLQATLSGDSQEGARNFLAFYDDLIADPSVSDWIKNGLIRQRQRVADSHLPAWGVVYLDVIGRNFLITGANIALFSDFAQVEHLSGNQTRTLGEAYVIYRDRQADLAVYLLSDEARPVTQQLRLSERPLNPSELLYAYEQGRNAPSSVILRQDERGTWRISDGLFQTKQYSYGSPILNNDGEIVGLVGKENAIIPVTEIQRAIVQAERLRPRATQGALERASQELVNAVMGEEYDAFSTFFSTNLTSSLGIPLFLELMTRVNIATRNTYIMALRDEDPTLLINTVLGIFIMERFNEFDQPIFEQLRVGNAPRNAFQVNTNITYNLNQKPYTIGWIYSAGRWRVANVDSFNFIEKRSVFRQIDRSGAVIGLGYTFMPKIHDLKNMHASLGYYQQVHRLFGVSGELAYHSMSYRTRTINERVQMMHVLGKAQFQLGLAFDSLNFLAYGGLSVGIGVRLSGALQEELFAESLVNRARVVLNGGWFAGLEVGFSDNSPIFVGIEGGAMSDFFTGKYLDIHYGGKSWANAHYLKGYIKFKF
- a CDS encoding phosphohydrolase encodes the protein MQYRITEKEEELNAQLRALVQDKPSQLLELLINDVEVRTIQEYANHVSIARLNYNDHGPVHMRIVARNALQIAQLLRQQGFKLSLTKEGVGTQADEDCALLLAGFLHDTGMTLTRQMHEQTALVLTMPIMNRLLDAVYGEDPMKYVVRSLTLEAILGHMGTVTIHSLEAGVMLVADGCDLERGRAELVIASTQHDFDGTAQVGTVHQHSVHAIDRVRLTTGTKRKVAVIIQMRNPTGYFQVEETLLGKMKQSPIKGEVEVVVHSQGLESVVYLL